A single region of the Saprospiraceae bacterium genome encodes:
- a CDS encoding aconitate hydratase, protein MPFDIGMIKAHYEALPGKISEARKVLGRPLTLTEKILYAHLHPDSPLEDYPRGGAYVFFQPDRVAMQDATAQMALLQFMMAGRTKVAVPSTVHCDHLIQAEVGAEEDLRIANDVNKEVYDFLTTVSNKYDIGFWKPGAGIIHQIVLENYAFPGGMMIGTDSHTPNGAGLGMIAIGVGGADAVDVMAGMAWELKMPKVIGIKLTGKLNGWASAKDVILKVAGILTVKGGTGAIVEYFGDGAESLSCTGKGTIGNMGAEIGATTSTFGYDEAMRRYLIATDREEVAALADQVAEHLTGDPECYANPEKYFDRVIEIDLTTLEPYINGPYTPDLAWPISKFAAAVKENNYPPKLEVGLIGSCTNSSYEDLDRAASLAKQAVAKKLKVKSEFTVTPGSELIRFTVERDGQLKAFEDMGGVVLANACGPCIGQWARHTDDPNRANSIITSFNRNFSKRNDGNPQTRSFVASPEIVTAMAISGEMTFNPLTDTLINEEGVAVKLDPPSGVELPPRGFDVEDAGFIAPALDGSSIEVIVDPNSDRLQLLTPFEPITVAQLTDMRLLIKAKGKCTTDHISMAGPWLTFRGHLDNISNNCFIGAVNYFNDEMNKVANYVDSDDTAEYLPVPASGRKYKAAGISTVVFGEENYGEGSSREHAAMEPRFLGVRAVIVKSFARIHETNLKKQGMFALTFVNPADYEKVRQDDKIDILGFDTMAPGKNLSVVLKHSDGTSERFEVAHTYNQAQIDWVKAGSALNKIRLDLA, encoded by the coding sequence ATGCCTTTCGATATTGGTATGATCAAGGCTCACTACGAGGCCTTACCAGGTAAAATCTCCGAAGCTAGAAAAGTATTGGGACGCCCTTTAACTTTAACAGAAAAAATTCTTTATGCTCACCTTCATCCGGATTCCCCACTCGAGGATTATCCGCGCGGAGGAGCCTATGTATTCTTTCAACCGGACCGAGTGGCCATGCAAGATGCCACTGCCCAAATGGCTTTGTTGCAATTTATGATGGCTGGTCGTACTAAAGTAGCTGTTCCTTCCACCGTACACTGCGACCACTTGATTCAAGCGGAGGTAGGAGCGGAAGAGGACCTTAGAATAGCTAATGATGTCAATAAAGAGGTCTATGATTTCCTGACTACTGTTTCTAATAAATATGACATTGGGTTCTGGAAGCCAGGTGCGGGAATTATTCACCAGATTGTGTTGGAAAACTACGCTTTCCCTGGTGGCATGATGATCGGTACTGATTCGCATACGCCTAATGGCGCCGGACTCGGTATGATCGCCATTGGTGTTGGTGGTGCCGATGCCGTAGATGTGATGGCCGGTATGGCATGGGAGTTGAAAATGCCCAAGGTCATCGGCATTAAATTAACTGGAAAATTAAATGGCTGGGCTTCTGCGAAGGACGTTATCCTGAAAGTGGCTGGCATTTTAACCGTTAAAGGAGGAACCGGTGCCATTGTGGAATACTTTGGTGATGGTGCGGAGAGTCTTTCTTGTACTGGAAAAGGTACAATCGGCAATATGGGTGCTGAGATTGGGGCAACCACCTCGACTTTTGGCTATGATGAAGCGATGAGGAGATACCTTATCGCCACCGACCGGGAAGAAGTAGCAGCCTTAGCGGATCAAGTTGCCGAACACCTGACAGGTGACCCTGAATGTTATGCCAATCCTGAAAAATACTTTGATCGGGTTATAGAAATTGATTTAACAACGCTAGAGCCATATATTAATGGTCCTTATACCCCAGATTTGGCATGGCCCATTTCAAAATTTGCAGCCGCTGTAAAAGAAAACAACTATCCACCTAAATTGGAGGTAGGTTTGATTGGCTCTTGTACCAACTCGTCCTATGAAGACCTTGACCGCGCTGCATCATTGGCGAAACAAGCCGTTGCGAAAAAGCTTAAGGTAAAATCGGAATTTACGGTAACGCCAGGTTCTGAGCTCATTAGGTTCACCGTAGAGCGCGATGGCCAATTGAAGGCTTTTGAAGACATGGGTGGTGTTGTTTTAGCCAATGCTTGTGGCCCCTGTATCGGCCAATGGGCACGTCATACCGATGACCCCAATCGCGCCAACTCTATCATTACATCCTTCAACCGTAACTTCTCGAAACGCAATGATGGTAATCCGCAAACCAGGTCTTTTGTTGCCTCTCCGGAAATTGTAACCGCCATGGCCATTTCAGGTGAAATGACCTTCAATCCATTGACGGATACCTTAATCAATGAAGAGGGGGTCGCCGTCAAATTGGATCCACCAAGCGGCGTTGAATTGCCACCAAGGGGATTTGATGTAGAAGATGCTGGTTTTATTGCACCAGCTCTTGATGGTAGTAGTATTGAAGTTATTGTTGATCCTAACTCCGATCGATTACAGTTATTGACACCCTTTGAGCCAATTACTGTGGCGCAGCTAACCGACATGCGTTTGCTGATCAAGGCAAAAGGTAAGTGTACGACTGACCATATTTCCATGGCAGGTCCATGGCTGACTTTCCGAGGTCACTTGGATAATATTTCCAACAACTGCTTTATTGGCGCCGTCAACTACTTTAATGACGAAATGAATAAAGTAGCTAATTATGTAGATAGTGATGACACAGCGGAATACTTACCCGTACCAGCTTCTGGTCGCAAGTACAAAGCTGCGGGCATCAGTACCGTCGTATTCGGAGAGGAGAACTATGGCGAAGGATCTTCCAGAGAGCATGCAGCGATGGAGCCACGCTTTTTAGGCGTAAGAGCGGTTATCGTTAAGTCCTTTGCCAGAATTCACGAAACCAACCTGAAGAAACAAGGGATGTTCGCCCTTACTTTCGTAAATCCGGCGGATTACGAAAAAGTACGTCAGGATGACAAGATTGATATCCTTGGATTCGACACCATGGCGCCAGGTAAAAACCTAAGCGTGGTATTAAAACATTCTGATGGTACATCCGAGCGTTTCGAAGTAGCACATACCTACAACCAGGCCCAGATTGATTGGGTAAAGGCAGGGTCTGCGCTTAATAAAATTCGCCTGGATTTGGCTTAA